In the Candidatus Obscuribacterales bacterium genome, GATCAGCGTAAACAGGGGCGGATTCACAAACGGCTCTGGGTTCATAGAAAATTACGTGATGTTAACATTTGTAACAATAGTATAGTCAACAATCGTCCCTCCCAACGGCTTTTGCTACCAGTCTTATGGCATGGGTGCTGGCGGGCTAGGCATCGGAACCCTTGAGGCGTCCCAAGTCCTGCTTAACCTGAGCGAGTCCATCGGGATTGTCATTCAGCGCATAGGCATCACAGGCTTGGAGGAGCGATCGCACCGCTTGGGGCTGCTGCTTGAGATTAGCCAAGGCTCGCCCTCGGTTGTGGAACGCTTCGGCAAACTCGGGGCTGTGCTGCAGAGCTTGGGTGAACGAATCCACGGCTTGGCTGTAGCGCTGGGCTTGGAACGCCGCGTAGCCTGACTGGAAACAGGCGATCGCTTCCGGTGGTTCCGTTCGTGCAGCTACAACAAGGGCGATCGCGTCGGCAAAGGGCGGCGTTTGGCGGCCGGGGCCGTAGGCGCGCACCATCACGATTCCAGCAAAGAGGGCGATACCGCCGATGGTAATCAGCCAGGCGAGAAAATTAATGCGTTCCATCAAGATGCACTCCGGGATTGAGGGTTTCGGCGCGTAGGGCATCCACACATTGGCGGGCAGTGCGCCCCGATCGCCCATTGTGGCGAGTGGCCCATTGTAGGGCCCGCTGCTGGAGCATGTCATCGGGCAGGTTCAGCCCCGCCTGCTCTGCCAAATGTCGGACGATCGCGAGGTAGGTGGTTTGATCCGCTGGCTCAAAGGTGAGGGTGAGGCCAAAGCGATCGCTAAAGGAAAGTTTTTCCTGCACCGTATCCCAGGCATGGATTTCATCGGCATCGCTAGGGCGGGGGCGATCGCCAAAAAATTCGCGGATTAAATGGCGGCGATTCGACGTAGCATAGACCACTACATTTTGGGGACGGGCGGTGAGGTTGCCTTCCAGAACAACTTTCAGGGCTTTGTAGGCATCTTCCTCTTCTTCGAAGGACAGATCATCTACAAAAATGATGAACGATTGGGGCAGATCCCGCAGGCGATCCACAATGGTGACTAGGTTGGCCAAATCGGACTTGGTGACCTCAATCAGCCGTAGCCCTTGGTCAGCGTAGCGATGCAGCAACGCCTTCACCAAGGATGATTTACCAGAACCCCGACTGCCGTAGAGCAACACATGCAGGGCTGGCAGGCCGGCCAACAAGGCTTCGGTATTACGCAACAGAATTTGCTTTTGGTCGTCATAGCCCACCAGGGAGTCTGGATGCACCGGATCGGGGTAGGCGATGCCGAGAAACTGGCCGCTCTGCCAGCGCAGGGCGTGATAGTCGGCAAACAGGCCTACGCCGTGGTGGCGATAGTAGGCGGCGAGATCCGGCAGGGCATCACCCCAGTCCTCCAATGTTGTCAGCGTTGTCCAAATAGCAGACTGGCGATCGCCCTCGGTGGCGCAGATTGTCCAGGCGGGCGGGGTGAGGGGAGCGATCGCTCCCACCCAGGCGGCCACCTGCTCTCCAGTACAGCGGTAGAGGTGCTGCAGTTGCCGTAGGTCGTAGCGGGCTGCGTCGAGGATAGCGGGGGGAAGGGTATCCCAAGTTTGGCGCTGGGCCAGCAGACTGAAGGAATTGGGCGATCGCACTATCTGGGTGAGGATGTAATCAGGCCAGCTCTGACCGCGTTGGGCAAGAGTCGAGAACCATTGTCCATAGGCTTGGAGCACGGTGATGGGGTTGGGTGGCTCTTGGCTCAGGGTCTGTAGGAGATGGAGAAATGCTTGACCAGCCTCGTCTTGCAAGACGGATTGGTAAAGCAACAGCGCTGCAGCTTGATGCTGAAGCATGGGGATAGTCGAGCAGGAAGACGAATCAGTCACAGCTAGGGCAGAAAAAACGGCAGTAGATTGCTCAATGTGCCTCAAAAGCTTAGCCCATTTGCTCCGCTTCAGTTCAACCGTTCTGCTGACAGGATGCAGCCGACAGAGTGTTGCAGATGGTGTGACCGGAGGACTTGCTCGCCCAGGCTAAAGATTTACATGGATGCTGCTGACGTTCAAGCTTGTGGCTGTAAAGATAGAAAAAGATCAGTACCCTCATCTTTTTATTGCTTGATACGTAGCAAGCCCTGTGGATTGGTAGGATACGTTTGCAGTAGTGCAATGCATCAAGTCCTTATGAAACGGTGCGTTACGGCTATACCTAACAGCACCCTACACCACGGTTTATCGAGATCCATCTACGTATCAAGAGAATTGAGATATCTCCTGTGCCAATGCTAGGGTTACCCCAAGCAGGGTTCATAGACTTGAGCACGACCTTCGCTAAGATTACTCATCCGTTCCAACGTCACAAGGTGGTTCATCATGGCTCAAAAACTGGGACAGGAGCGATCGCTCTCCCAAGTAGGTGTGATCACGGTTATGGGATTGCTGTGGGTGTCGCTGCCCGTGCAGGCTCAAGTCACACCGGGACAGGATGAACTAGGAACGGAGGTGCAACAACGGGGCGATCGCTTCCTGATCCAAGGCGGCACCTTGTCTGGCAATGGTGAAAACCTGTTCCATAGTTTTGAAGCCTTTGGGCTATCTGCAGAACAATGGGCTACCTTTCGCACCGATGCCGAGGTGCAGACCATTCTGGGTCGAGTCGTAGGCGGTAATCCGTCGCTGATTGACGGTTTGATTCGGGTGACAGGCAGCAATGCCGACCTAGTGTTGATGAACCCAGCGGGCATCTTGTTTGGCCCCAATGCTCGGCTCAATGTCCCAGCATCGTTCACTGCTACGAGTGCCGATCGCATCACCTTCGGCGATCGCTTCTTCAGCAGCAGCGAGAGCAGCAACTATCGCGATTTGCTAGGACAACCCGATGGCTTCACCTTCCGATTGAGTGAACCGGGAGCGATCGTCAACGCGGGGCGGCTGCAGGTCGATCCAGGCGCATCAATTACCCTCCTCGGCGGCACCGTGGTAAATACCGGCACGCTGATCGCCCCTGGGGGCACCATCATCCTAGCGGCGGTGGAGGGCGAGCAGTATGTACGCCTTCAATCCGAGGGCATGCTCCTCAGTCTTGACCTAGCAGCGGCTCCGACGGCGTCCGGCACCCTACCGCTGAGCGCTCCCTCTTTGCCAGAACTGCTGACCCGCCCCGGTCTACGCCATGCTACCGGTGTGCAGGTAAACCCAGACGGCACGGTGATGCTCACGGGCTCTCAGATCTCCATTCCTACGGAGGCAGGGACAGCGATCGCTTCGGGACGCTTAACAACCGCGAGTGCTGAGTCCCAGGGGTCTCAGATTAATATCTTGGGCGATCGCATTGGCGTTCTGGACGCTACCCTCAATGCTTCAGGGCCCACGGCGGGGCAGGTGCGTATCGGCGGTGGCTACCAGGGCAATGATCCCATACCCAATGCCCAAACGACGGTGGTTAATGACGGTACGCGTATTCGTGCGAATGCCCTAACGCCCCAAGCCGAAGGGGGTGAGGTGGTGATCTGGTCAGACGGTACCACCAGTTTTGCCGGACGAATTCTCTCGCGAGGGGGAAACGGTGGGCAGGGTGGCTCGGTGGAAATCTCAGGACGGGAGTCCTTGCTGTTCCGTGGCCTGGTGAACACCCGCACCCCCAACGGCACCCCCGGCACTCTGCTGCTAGATCCAGACAATATTCTGATCGTAGCTGGAGACGGCCCAGCTCCTGATGACGATCAACTGGCTGATCAACAAATTCTGGCGGGTGATACGCCCGGCAGCACCTTCACCATTTCCCAAGCGGCGCTAGAAAATGCTTTGCAGAATGCCGATACGATTCTGGAAGCGACCAATGATATTCGCATCGAACCCCTCAATGGCGGTGAGTTGCTCGGTACGTCCCTGGGTTACTCCCTCACCTTCATCGCTGATTCTGACAACAGCGGTGTGGGCACCTTCCGCATGAGTCGTAACGATACTATTTCCACCATCGGCGGCGATATTAATATTTCTGCCGCGCGCATCATTGCGGGAAATCTCAACACCAATAATGATTTTGGGGTGGGCGGAACAGTTGATTTAATGGCCGGAGACTCCATTTTGGCTGGCAACATCTCAACCTCAGGCGAGTTTGCCGATTCTGGGGATGTACGCATGATGGCTGGCGGCGATATTCAAGTGGGTGGAATCGACACCTTTCCCATCAGTGAGGTCGGTGAGGTGGCTGGGTCAGTCACCATTCTCAGCGTCAACGATCCTGACAATCCCACCGTGGATATTCGCGCCCTGCCCAATCTCAACAGTGCGACCAATCCTGCTGGGGATGTCACGGTTGAATACATCGATGCATCGAGCTTTTTTGGACAAGGGGGCGATGTCACCCTCACGGGCGATCGCGTCTTGATTACAGGACGGACGTTTAATGAAGGGGGTGCGCCCAGTATTGATACCAGGGGCGATACTATCTTTGCCCCGACTGAACCCACTGAACCTGGCCCCATTGAACCTGGCCCCATTGGCCCCGTCCTTCCCATGCCCGTTGGCGATAGTAGTGGTCAGGTACGCATTACC is a window encoding:
- a CDS encoding tetratricopeptide repeat protein, yielding MERINFLAWLITIGGIALFAGIVMVRAYGPGRQTPPFADAIALVVAARTEPPEAIACFQSGYAAFQAQRYSQAVDSFTQALQHSPEFAEAFHNRGRALANLKQQPQAVRSLLQACDAYALNDNPDGLAQVKQDLGRLKGSDA
- a CDS encoding ATP-binding protein: MTDSSSCSTIPMLQHQAAALLLYQSVLQDEAGQAFLHLLQTLSQEPPNPITVLQAYGQWFSTLAQRGQSWPDYILTQIVRSPNSFSLLAQRQTWDTLPPAILDAARYDLRQLQHLYRCTGEQVAAWVGAIAPLTPPAWTICATEGDRQSAIWTTLTTLEDWGDALPDLAAYYRHHGVGLFADYHALRWQSGQFLGIAYPDPVHPDSLVGYDDQKQILLRNTEALLAGLPALHVLLYGSRGSGKSSLVKALLHRYADQGLRLIEVTKSDLANLVTIVDRLRDLPQSFIIFVDDLSFEEEEDAYKALKVVLEGNLTARPQNVVVYATSNRRHLIREFFGDRPRPSDADEIHAWDTVQEKLSFSDRFGLTLTFEPADQTTYLAIVRHLAEQAGLNLPDDMLQQRALQWATRHNGRSGRTARQCVDALRAETLNPGVHLDGTH
- a CDS encoding CHAT domain-containing protein encodes the protein MAQKLGQERSLSQVGVITVMGLLWVSLPVQAQVTPGQDELGTEVQQRGDRFLIQGGTLSGNGENLFHSFEAFGLSAEQWATFRTDAEVQTILGRVVGGNPSLIDGLIRVTGSNADLVLMNPAGILFGPNARLNVPASFTATSADRITFGDRFFSSSESSNYRDLLGQPDGFTFRLSEPGAIVNAGRLQVDPGASITLLGGTVVNTGTLIAPGGTIILAAVEGEQYVRLQSEGMLLSLDLAAAPTASGTLPLSAPSLPELLTRPGLRHATGVQVNPDGTVMLTGSQISIPTEAGTAIASGRLTTASAESQGSQINILGDRIGVLDATLNASGPTAGQVRIGGGYQGNDPIPNAQTTVVNDGTRIRANALTPQAEGGEVVIWSDGTTSFAGRILSRGGNGGQGGSVEISGRESLLFRGLVNTRTPNGTPGTLLLDPDNILIVAGDGPAPDDDQLADQQILAGDTPGSTFTISQAALENALQNADTILEATNDIRIEPLNGGELLGTSLGYSLTFIADSDNSGVGTFRMSRNDTISTIGGDINISAARIIAGNLNTNNDFGVGGTVDLMAGDSILAGNISTSGEFADSGDVRMMAGGDIQVGGIDTFPISEVGEVAGSVTILSVNDPDNPTVDIRALPNLNSATNPAGDVTVEYIDASSFFGQGGDVTLTGDRVLITGRTFNEGGAPSIDTRGDTIFAPTEPTEPGPIEPGPIGPVLPMPVGDSSGQVRITHAGGPDNVPFTVGDVSNLNGTAFDIVTGMVTLTEGTANSVFPVPVTGENVRTFNNISGDERIRITGVNAAPTLTAIATPIETDIDQPIRLTYEDLQLLVSDRNNDNTVVRLVAVLGELRRNGVLLAPGDIIFPGDELDYTPPAGETGLIADAITLSAGDFNQGVPILAESDPVAIAVNIQVEEPPEPPEPPEPPEPPEPPEPPEPPEPPEPPEPPEPPEPPEPPEPPEITLPPGAICPPFCGTEPPEQAQPPLPSESPIPIATIDEGQIVLQTIEEETGIKPAILYVDFVPRTLTLPHDFNALETSTTGDIADHLDRFIEPTLRVVPESSPDDILELLLVTSSGSPVRVTVPGVTRQQVQDMADSMRQQITNRLSRPEQYLPPSQQLYTWLITPILADLQEQEVENLVFIMTAGLRSLPVAALHDGNQFLVEQYSIGLMPSLSLTDTRYVDIRDTSVLAMGASEFTDQLPLPGVPLEVQGITEELWRGQTFLNESFTSENLRFQRSQTPYGIVHLATHGEFKPGNLANSYIQLWDRQLSLSDIRQLGLDSPAAELLVLSACRTALGDETAELGFAGSAVQAGVKSVLASLWYVSDRATLVFMREFYTQLRTAPVKSHALQAAQQAMIQGDWQVEEGELVDREGDRLILPPSLAFDGSGDDLSHPFYWAAFTMVGNPW